A section of the Acidobacterium capsulatum ATCC 51196 genome encodes:
- the rpe gene encoding ribulose-phosphate 3-epimerase, which produces MIELLPSILASDFARLADEVHAAEAGGGTVIHVDVMDGHFVPNLTLGPPLVKSLRKHTKLPFDVHMMVERPDDFVAAFAEAGANWMSVHYEACPHLHRSLSLIREHGMEPGVVINPATPVEVILPVLPMVHHVLVMSVNPGFGGQKFIPFSLDKIRRLKELRQELGLTFRIEVDGGVDAETIASVVTAGADLLVAGSAVFGGGHAEQQARLLLELARKAAAAA; this is translated from the coding sequence GTGATTGAACTGCTTCCTTCGATATTGGCGTCGGATTTTGCGCGGCTGGCCGATGAGGTGCACGCGGCTGAGGCCGGCGGCGGCACGGTCATTCATGTGGATGTGATGGATGGGCATTTTGTGCCCAATCTGACGCTGGGACCGCCGCTGGTGAAGTCGCTCAGGAAGCATACGAAGCTGCCCTTTGACGTGCATATGATGGTCGAGCGTCCGGATGACTTTGTGGCGGCGTTTGCCGAGGCCGGGGCGAACTGGATGAGTGTGCATTATGAGGCTTGCCCGCATCTGCACCGGTCGCTGAGCCTGATTCGGGAGCATGGGATGGAGCCGGGGGTGGTGATCAATCCGGCGACCCCGGTGGAGGTGATTTTGCCGGTGCTGCCGATGGTGCATCATGTGCTGGTGATGAGCGTGAATCCGGGGTTTGGGGGGCAGAAATTCATCCCTTTTTCGCTGGATAAGATTCGGCGGCTAAAAGAACTTCGCCAGGAGCTGGGGCTCACGTTTAGGATTGAGGTAGACGGCGGGGTGGACGCGGAGACAATTGCCAGCGTCGTGACCGCCGGGGCAGACCTGCTGGTGGCAGGGAGCGCCGTATTTGGCGGAGGCCATGCCGAGCAACAGGCACGCCTGCTGCTGGAACTGGCGCGCAAGGCCGCTGCGGCGGCATAA